From Medicago truncatula cultivar Jemalong A17 chromosome 7, MtrunA17r5.0-ANR, whole genome shotgun sequence, a single genomic window includes:
- the LOC25497575 gene encoding receptor-like protein kinase FERONIA, with product MANSINKKLYTKITLLSLLFLFFFLVAKSIAYSPDFSLAIGCGSSTNTTLDKRIWVGDNIDNKNLFTFIEQKTTNPSLKTSPSSASNIEIPYTTARISLSSFTYSFSTITSSPVFVRLHFYPTSYQNFEPSKAFFSVEVNNKITLLKNFNPSLWIHEDGEKITKEYCIQIKSNEKLNITFIPANNINQSNPYYAFINGIEVVSMPSFLYYTNLNDPKYYLKSLDFDNTNYQVLNDKALETVYRVNVGESQVPPGDDTGMFRNWDNDFPRYLEKQYPQSISSDFKHHLNYENNTIQNYTAPEVVYLTARSYGQYATEEYNVTWNFEVDSNFTYMVRLHFCEFDPNITNKGDRAFQIFIVNSMAEENADVIRWSGSRMVPVHKDYTVSINSEEGSSQIERVNLSLKLQQLPKTMFTKYRDVTLNGIEIFKISDKNNNFFGLNPKPFILSPTEQGLPTEQSKKSTIVIVVVVVVSCLMLASVIGVIVFVRRRRRFESHVEEMDESSWTKKKEGEVSSSLPSHLCRYFTITEIRAATNNFDDIFIIGVGGFGNVYKGYIDGDIPVAIKRLKPGSQQGINEFMNEIELLSQLRHIHLVSLIGYCNEGEEMILVYDFMQRGTLREYLYGSDNEPLTWKKRLEILLGAARGLHYLHAGVKHNIIHRDVKSTNILLDEKWVAKVSDFGLSKVGPTGMSITHVSTVVKGSLGYLDPEYYLRQRLTLKSDVYSFGVVLLEVLCARPPLVRSSEKKKASLVVWFQKCYNEGVIIEEMVDPFIKDSITSECLKCYCQMVLSCLHDDGNQRMSMSDVVGALEFALQLEMSEEDTKSGWTHEKEKSEERQQVSQFTSEDGSDVCFTSSSDDYGSQTSKVSTISASTEDQHLLYATVFSEIGNPRAR from the coding sequence ATGGCAAACTCGATAAACAAGAAACTTTACACTAAAATCACCCTACTATCTCTCCTTttcctattcttttttttagtagCTAAATCAATAGCATACAGCCCTGATTTCAGTTTAGCCATCGGTTGTGGCTCCTCAACAAATACTACCTTAGATAAACGAATTTGGGTTGGTGATAATATTGATAACAAAAATCTCTTTACTTTCATTGAACAAAAAACCACAAACCCATCTCTTAAAACATCACCTAGTTCCGCTTCAAACATCGAAATTCCATACACAACCGCGCGTATCTCTCTCTCAAGTTTCACATATTCATTTTCTACCATCACTAGTTCGCCTGTTTTTGTTCGTCTTCATTTTTACCCAACATCTTATCAAAACTTTGAACCTTCGAAAGCATTTTTTTCAGTTGAAGTAAACAACAAAATTACCCTTCTTAAAAACTTCAACCCTTCACTTTGGATTCATGAAGATGGGGAAAAAATCACCAAAGAATATTGcattcaaatcaaatcaaatgagAAGCTAAACATAACTTTCATTCCGGCCAATAATATAAATCAATCAAATCCTTATTATGCCTTCATTAATGGAATAGAAGTCGTGTCTATGCCTTCTTTTCTATATTACACAAACCTCAAtgacccaaaatattatttgaaatcaCTTGACTTTGACAACACGAACTACCAAGTTCTTAACGACAAAGCGTTAGAGACGGTTTATAGAGTCAATGTCGGTGAAAGTCAAGTTCCACCGGGTGATGATACTGGTATGTTTCGTAATTGGGACAATGATTTTCCTCGTTACTTGGAGAAACAATATCCACAAAGCATATCAAGTGATTTTAAACATCATCTTAACTATGAAAACAACACCATTCAAAATTACACTGCACCAGAAGTTGTGTACTTAACTGCAAGAAGTTACGGACAGTATGCCACAGAGGAGTACAATGTAACTTGGAATTTTGAAGTTGATTCTAATTTTACTTATATGGTAAGGTTACATTTTTGTGAGTTTGATCCGAATATAACAAATAAAGGTGATAGAGCCTTTCAGATTTTCATAGTTAATAGTATGGCTGAGGAAAACGCTGATGTGATACGGTGGAGCGGTTCTCGTATGGTTCCTGTTCATAAGGATTATACTGTGTCTATAAACTCTGAAGAAGGAAGCTCTCAAATTGAAAGAGTTAACCTTTCGCTCAAGTTACAACAATTACCAAAGACCATGTTTACAAAATACCGTGATGTTACGTTGAATGGAATcgagatttttaaaataagcgataaaaataataatttctttgGACTGAATCCAAAACCCTTTATTCTATCTCCCACAGAACAAGGTTTACCAACTGAGCAGTCGAAGAAATCAACCATAGTTATCgtcgttgttgttgtagttTCATGTCTTATGCTAGCATCTGTTATTGGAGTGATAGTTTTtgttagaagaagaagaagatttgAATCTCATGTTGAAGAAATGGATGAAAGCTCAtggacaaaaaagaaagaaggcgAAGTTTCATCGTCTTTACCATCCCATTTGTGCCGCTATTTTACAATAACAGAGATAAGAGCTGCTACAAACAACTTTGACGATATTTTCATCATTGGAGTTGGAGGGTTCGGCAACGTGTACAAAGGTTATATTGATGGAGACATACCTGTTGCGATAAAACGTCTTAAACCAGGTTCTCAACAAGGTATAAATGAGTTCATGAATGAGATCGAATTACTCTCTCAGCTTCGTCATATTCACTTGGTTTCTCTCATTGGATATTGCAACGAAGGTGAGGAGATGATTCTCGTTTATGACTTCATGCAACGTGGCACTCTCCGTGAATATCTTTATGGTTCGGATAATGAACCTCTTACTTGGAAGAAGAGACTTGAGATTCTGTTGGGGGCAGCAAGGGGGTTACATTATCTTCATGCTGGTGTAAAGCACAATATCATACACCGTGACGTGAAGAGTACCAACatattgttggatgaaaaatGGGTGGCTAAGGTGTCTGATTTCGGGTTATCAAAAGTGGGACCAACAGGAATGTCTATCACTCACGTCAGCACCGTGGTGAAGGGTAGTCTTGGATATTTAGATCCAGAATACTACCTTCGTCAAAGGTTGACTCTAAAATCCGACGTGTATTCTTTCGGTGTTGTCCTTCTTGAGGTGTTGTGTGCGAGACCACCATTGGTTCGTTcttctgaaaagaaaaaagcgAGTTTAGTCGTTTGGTTTCAAAAATGTTACAATGAAGGTGTCATAATTGAAGAGATGGTAGATCCGTTCATAAAAGATTCTATAACAAGTGAGTGTTTGAAATGTTATTGTCAAATGGTTTTAAGTTGTTTGCATGACGATGGAAATCAACGAATGTCAATGAGTGATGTTGTTGGAGCTTTAGAGTTTGCATTGCAGTTGGAGATGAGTGAGGAAGATACTAAGTCTGGTTGGACtcatgaaaaggaaaaaagtgaGGAAAGACAACAAGTGTCACAGTTTACAAGTGAAGATGGAAGTGATGTTTGTTTCACGAGTAGCAGTGATGATTACGGGTCTCAAACAAGCAAGGTAAGCACCATTTCAGCTAGTACAGAAGATCAGCATCTACTTTATGCTACGGTGTTTTCTGAGATCGGGAATCCAAGAGCAAGATAG